The genomic interval TGCCCTGGGTCATGATTGTTGCGCTCTAGTTAACGCGACGAACGAACCCTCCAAACGCATGTTTGAACAACTTGGATTTAAGCACACAGATGTGGCGTACTGGATCAGGACCATTCCGACACTACCAAACGAATGGAAAGATTAATGGGATCAAACAATGAATGTGTatgaacaaaacaataaatatttgtacATAATGTACGTTCTAAATATTGACGACGATCACTACTAAACTATTTTCAAGAAATTTTTTTTAGTTCGTGTTATAAGCCCTTGAAATTCAATGTAACAATCTTCCCATCCATAGGATTAACGGGATAGATTCATTATCAACACTGCATAACAGCATGTTGCAGTTAGTTATCACTTGCTTTGAGAGATAGACGTGCAACTTGCCTCAACTGAGCTGCTAACAAACTATGGGTGATGCTGATCAATTGGTGGAAATCAGTAGTACGCACTGGATGGAGCTGAAAGACTTATTCAAGAATAGTTGGCCGAAGCATGAGTTCGCTTACTACCTATTGTGCAACTACGTGAGATGGACGTCGGCTGATCCACGGCTAAAGGAGAACATCAAGATCTACTCCTTGAACGGATGCTGGAGAACGGATGAAACCTTTGCGTTGAAGGTATGAGAAATATCAATACTAATGTAATGTTTAAAGTCTTTTGCGTGATTTTCTTTCAGGAGGGGTTTGAAATATATTTCTACAGCGCAGCAGAAGGTGCCGATAGTCAGCATTTGGTAAGATTACTCTCGCTCATGGATTGGGATGCGTGGCAAGAAATAAGCATGGATTACCTCGAAAGGTTCCATGCGGTGGTGGAGAAAGTTATCAATATTCGGGGGCTTTCGATTGTAAGCAGCTGTATGGCGAACTATTACTATTTGGTAAAGAACCAAGCTCTTGAAATGAACATACCACCACTGCCTGAGGGATTCGCTTTTGAAAGTCTGCATGAAAAACATTTGAGTTACATCTACAGCCAATGGCCACTGAAAGATAATATTAGCTACGAGTCCGGCTATCGGTTGCTCAAGCGTCTGATACAATACAATGAAagtgttggtttgtttgacCGTAGTGGACTGCTGGTGTCATGGTGTTTGAGGTACGTATGAAATGCTCAATTTAATTGCTACTAGTTTATTTGTCTAATGTATACTTGAATGGCTTTTATGTAGCGATCAAACCGGGGCACATTCTGATCTTCAAACGGCCGTAGAGCATAAACGACGTGGATATGgtcggatggtggtggtggagttaGCCAAACGTTTGGCACGCCGTGGATCGGACTCAAAAGCGTATGTGTTGAGCTCTAATGAAAATTCGATCAAACTTTTTGAAGGCGTAGGATtccggaaaattgaaaacctaCGTTGGGTAGTAGTCCATCCAAGGGATCCTACAATGTAATAGGGAGATATAAAGGTGTAACACGTAATAGAAGATTGTTCCGTAGCAGCCTCTCGCGTAGAATTCTTTTTCCGCAATTTCGGCGCATTTTCAGGACAGAGAATCTAAGTGCAAAGGACCTTCCCTAAGGACTCAGATCCTTGCAGAAATTTCCGAAGAGGAAAAAACTTACTCCCATTTACCTCGTGGCTGGGCGGACTGCCAGACTTGGGAActcgacaaaaaaaatgatcgTACACGCTGAAGTTCGTCTTAACAATCAACTGCGGTGTAGCCgctttctttatttatacCTAAAATTGTACAATAGTTTTGGCCGCACTCGGTACACGTGTGCTTTAttagctctctctcgctctagcgcCCGTCTTCAGTATAAAAGCTTGACCTAGCCCGTCGCACACTGTCCGTCGTGAATGCGCAATCCCATGCAATCCCTCTGTCTGCCGCCCCTCCTTGCCGCTCCGATCGGTTTTCACGCCCATTTGCCCCAACCGGGTCCCAGGATGACGTCTTCCAGGTGGCGTCATTCGCCGTCGGCCAATCGTCGCCTTCGCGTGCGCCACCTTGTCTTGACTTTGCCGATGGGCCGATCACCGATAACAGGTCGATGTGCTGACGCTGCAATCTGGTCATATTGCGTCCGGTTATGCTGCCGTGCCGCGCACGTGGCCGCTCGGCGCTTGTGGGGGAGCCGGCTTGTAGGCGGCGCATCCGCCTCCGCTTCTCAGCTGAAAGATGCTACTGGAACAGAAGTATCTTCTAGTTGATGGCAGGACTTTCAGGTGCGCTAGCTATCATTGGTGCCTGCCGGGTGAAACTCTGGACTGCGCGGGCGGGGCTTTGCATAAGTATTGTGACAGCGAAGCCATTCTGACTGGTGACAGTGAAATTGTAGTTCAGCCTCAGGTTGCCGCTACATATGGACATATGGTTTAATTCGCTGGTGACAGCGAATTAAATGTTCAGCCCCAACAAGTGGGGTCGCCACATttctggtgacagcggtgggatttTCTGAGCCCCAAGGTTACGGATTCTATCCTATCTATCCACGGCTAAGCAAGGGTACATAAAAAGTTTCTTcccaagaagaaaaacaagaggTTTCTTAACATAGGGGCAACGGACTCAAACGGATAGAGATAGAATAACCTCCAACCTCGACAAATTACGTTTcaacgaagaaaacataaaacatacacTGGATCACGAAAACCAGGCAATATATGATATCTCTTTCGTGGTAACAAATGCAAGCGCGAACGTTGATAAACACATTCAAGAAATCCAAGACAGATTTGATGCATTAAAAGCCGTaatggaaacggaacacggatTCATTGAACACAGCAAAAAGTTAATTTACCAAGAACAAGAACTCGAACAGGCGGGAATGTGGGTCACACAATTTTCAGCACATATAACCCGGAAGCAATTGAAGAGCAAGACGCAATATTAAGTTTATTAAccaaaaaacaatcgaataCACAAGAAATCATTGAATTCATAGAGCCAGCCCACTTAATAGAAACAttggaagaaagagagaaaagacTCCCGAACGGAATAATCTTCCCAGCAAAAGCAATATATCCTGGTATCTTCAACATACTGAAGTTTGATACGAAACTAACCGGATATAACCCAGCGGGCAAAGTCGCGCGACTTTTCCTCTGTcaccgaaaagtgacgccagcgatcgcgaccagagggcgctgccgccagaCGCTCGGTCCAGGTGTGCAGCACTCGAGCGTTCTCGAGAGACCGAAGTCCACGACCGGGGCAACGCGTTGAAAGTTCTGGCGCCAGAAACGAGGCCAGTGCAACcaaaagagcgaaagaaaccaCAACGTTAAATTTTAGAGGAATAGGAGTGAGCAAGTTTGGCCAGACACCGAATAAAACCTTCTTTTCGTGACATCCTCATTTCACCTCGTTTCTTCATGCTTCACCTCCTATttcgtttgttgatttgttttgtgtcaCAGATGTATCGACGGAAGCAGAGTCGCATAATGAGGATAATATAAATAGTATTAGTGACGTCTTATGACGTCTTAGGGTTAGTAATAACGTAACGGAGGAACCTCTTCAAAACACTGAAGATGCAGATGGTGATGACGAAGATGCAACCAAGTGATGACAAAGATGCATGGTGGGGAGGGTTAGGCAAGTTGCTTGATAGCATGAGGCCACGCGAAGCTTTGCGCTACTGGGCAATAGTGCAAAGCTGGGTCCATACGATAGCGCAACCGAAAATTTAGAACCTTTCCTAGATAGACTTATCCTATTAGAAGTCCTAGTTCCAATAAACCAAACGGCAACCGCCATTAAATTTATAAAGACAAAAGTAACAGATAAAGCAAGAATAGCATTTGAAGAGAACCCGGTCACAATTTCCGAAATTGCTGAGGCTATAAAAAAAGAATGTAAGTCAGCCAAAACACCAGAGATAATCCAGCatcaattaaaaaccattAGAAATCAgggaattttgaaaaattctGCGATG from Anopheles cruzii unplaced genomic scaffold, idAnoCruzAS_RS32_06 scaffold01215_ctg1, whole genome shotgun sequence carries:
- the LOC128276444 gene encoding uncharacterized protein LOC128276444, with translation MGDADQLVEISSTHWMELKDLFKNSWPKHEFAYYLLCNYVRWTSADPRLKENIKIYSLNGCWRTDETFALKEGFEIYFYSAAEGADSQHLVRLLSLMDWDAWQEISMDYLERFHAVVEKVINIRGLSIVSSCMANYYYLVKNQALEMNIPPLPEGFAFESLHEKHLSYIYSQWPLKDNISYESGYRLLKRLIQYNESVGLFDRSGLLVSWCLSDQTGAHSDLQTAVEHKRRGYGRMVVVELAKRLARRGSDSKAYVLSSNENSIKLFEGVGFRKIENLRWVVVHPRDPTMTENLSAKDLP